A genomic segment from Lignipirellula cremea encodes:
- a CDS encoding FGGY family carbohydrate kinase produces the protein MAAWLGFDISTTAVTALVRSKDGEEDFVAAPMQGRTTWFEQPAFDHNYLPLLLLHTIVSFQNRGWSFADQQGCLALSIRQHDLTLLDADGRPLGPAITWECSIAEEEAAQLNADSQVQDEVGPVAARMLTPKAQWLLERDPSLRSRIHTLCTTADWINAELTGKASFGSSDGLSNAQLKQRGKTCATYALEKAGLPPDWQPPVVHSGQVVGPVRDAAGGRPLWRPLLELLQGWRVGAPLGDNNAGALGMGVHAPGRLALSAGSSGTAVTVCPGSDLPSPTAGEAAPLQFEFYDLTMLLTMLPRCALAYDKFRADYLPAELIDSHEQLNQMALDADLGEDSLVLVESTPSGEMVPAGWSELSPGQQTASMQFSIAVGLLRQAQAILQYLPGAEESIRECVLTGGLSQSQFFQETIAVGMTVLAGSCRTLVSARTGPSRFQAASRGAMMTAMLPDREQDLSAIALEMEEVEACPQPTGERATQLTARLQQALS, from the coding sequence TTGGCAGCCTGGTTAGGCTTCGACATCAGTACGACCGCGGTCACCGCCCTGGTGCGCAGCAAAGACGGCGAGGAAGATTTCGTCGCGGCGCCCATGCAGGGTCGAACCACGTGGTTCGAGCAGCCGGCATTTGATCACAACTATCTGCCGCTCCTATTGTTGCATACGATCGTCAGTTTTCAAAATCGCGGCTGGTCGTTCGCCGACCAGCAGGGCTGCCTGGCCCTGTCGATTCGCCAGCACGATCTGACCCTGCTGGATGCCGACGGCCGTCCGCTGGGGCCCGCGATCACCTGGGAGTGCAGCATTGCCGAGGAAGAAGCGGCCCAGCTGAATGCCGATTCCCAGGTTCAGGACGAAGTCGGACCGGTCGCCGCCCGGATGCTCACCCCCAAGGCCCAGTGGCTGCTGGAGCGGGACCCCTCACTTCGCAGCCGCATTCATACGCTGTGCACGACCGCCGACTGGATCAACGCCGAGCTGACCGGCAAGGCCAGCTTTGGCAGTTCCGATGGTCTCAGTAACGCCCAGCTGAAGCAGCGAGGGAAAACATGCGCCACGTACGCCCTGGAAAAGGCCGGGCTTCCTCCGGACTGGCAGCCGCCGGTGGTGCATAGCGGCCAGGTCGTGGGGCCGGTGCGCGATGCGGCGGGCGGTCGGCCTTTGTGGCGCCCTTTGCTGGAGTTGCTGCAGGGCTGGCGTGTTGGCGCTCCCCTGGGGGACAACAATGCGGGCGCGCTCGGCATGGGCGTTCACGCCCCGGGACGCCTGGCGTTGTCGGCCGGTTCCAGCGGCACGGCCGTCACGGTTTGCCCTGGCTCGGATCTGCCTTCGCCGACGGCTGGGGAAGCGGCCCCGCTGCAGTTTGAGTTTTACGATCTGACGATGCTGCTCACCATGCTGCCGCGTTGCGCCCTGGCGTACGACAAGTTTCGCGCCGACTACCTGCCGGCCGAACTGATCGATTCCCATGAGCAACTGAACCAGATGGCTCTGGACGCGGACCTGGGCGAGGATTCTCTGGTGCTGGTGGAGTCCACTCCCAGTGGCGAGATGGTTCCTGCCGGCTGGAGCGAGCTGTCGCCTGGCCAGCAGACGGCCAGCATGCAGTTCAGTATTGCCGTCGGCCTGCTCCGCCAGGCCCAGGCGATTCTGCAGTACCTGCCGGGAGCCGAAGAATCGATTCGCGAGTGCGTGCTGACCGGCGGCCTGAGCCAGTCGCAGTTCTTCCAGGAGACGATCGCGGTCGGCATGACCGTGCTGGCTGGCTCCTGCCGAACGTTAGTCAGCGCTCGCACGGGGCCGAGTCGGTTCCAGGCCGCCAGCCGCGGCGCCATGATGACGGCCATGCTGCCCGACCGGGAGCAGGATCTGTCGGCGATCGCCCTGGAGATGGAGGAAGTGGAGGCCTGCCCGCAGCCGACCGGCGAGCGAGCCACCCAGCTGACGGCCCGCCTGCAGCAGGCGTTGTCGTAG
- a CDS encoding polysaccharide biosynthesis/export family protein: MIIKRILKHLTETRLAWALAAGGLLPVVWGAWHFGSGIEPARTPSVVSTAQHSSAASVVMATPASHMRPIVAAADGSDAGKITTAHKPIATETAASQSTPGDAQSAAWFVVPEMRTQIQLCQALGPAAPYCIEGVDSADACGCGEMNWGAMKPIPWQAFAQGEYVGPHRLPHTPEYRLRVDDSIEFIYRLTREMSSHPYELNVGDEIRVESLTDDKIDRPLVIQPDGTITLRLLGQVRAARRTVDELRADLEERYKTYYKVPAITVTPLKVNTKLEDLRATVDSRAGQGGQGRQARVSPDGTVQLPGLGSIPALGMTLDELKREVDERYAQIVDGIEVTPALLARAPRRLFVVGEVRNPGVYEMNGPTSVMMAISQAGGWNIGGNLREIIVFRRAEDWRLLATKIDVRGALYGESPTPADEIWLRDTDIVVVPKMPIQVADDFIELIFTRGIYGVVPLQGSVNFAGASTF, translated from the coding sequence ATGATCATCAAACGTATCCTGAAGCATCTCACCGAAACTCGCCTGGCCTGGGCCCTTGCCGCCGGTGGGCTGCTCCCTGTGGTCTGGGGCGCCTGGCATTTCGGCTCCGGGATTGAACCCGCGCGCACGCCGTCTGTCGTTTCCACGGCGCAGCATTCTTCGGCCGCGTCGGTGGTCATGGCGACGCCCGCCTCCCACATGCGACCGATCGTCGCTGCGGCCGACGGCAGCGATGCCGGGAAGATCACCACAGCGCACAAGCCGATCGCGACGGAAACCGCTGCCAGCCAGTCGACGCCGGGAGACGCGCAATCCGCCGCCTGGTTCGTCGTTCCTGAAATGCGGACGCAGATCCAGTTGTGCCAGGCTTTGGGACCGGCCGCCCCGTATTGTATCGAAGGCGTCGACAGCGCCGACGCCTGCGGCTGCGGCGAGATGAACTGGGGCGCCATGAAGCCGATCCCCTGGCAAGCCTTCGCCCAGGGGGAGTACGTCGGCCCCCATCGCCTGCCGCACACGCCCGAGTATCGCCTGCGGGTCGACGACAGCATCGAATTCATCTATCGCTTGACCCGTGAGATGAGCAGCCATCCGTACGAACTGAACGTGGGCGACGAAATCCGTGTGGAGTCGCTGACCGATGACAAGATCGACCGGCCGCTCGTCATCCAGCCCGACGGCACGATCACGCTCCGACTGCTGGGCCAGGTGCGGGCCGCCCGTCGCACCGTCGACGAACTGCGGGCCGATCTCGAAGAACGCTATAAAACCTATTACAAAGTGCCGGCGATCACCGTCACGCCGCTCAAGGTGAACACCAAACTGGAAGACCTGCGAGCCACGGTCGACAGCCGGGCCGGCCAGGGCGGCCAGGGACGCCAGGCGCGCGTGTCGCCCGACGGCACCGTGCAGTTGCCGGGACTGGGCTCCATTCCGGCGCTCGGCATGACGCTCGACGAACTCAAACGGGAAGTCGATGAGCGCTACGCCCAGATTGTCGACGGCATCGAAGTCACCCCGGCCCTGTTGGCCCGGGCGCCGCGTCGGCTGTTTGTGGTCGGAGAAGTTCGCAACCCGGGCGTCTATGAGATGAACGGTCCGACCAGCGTGATGATGGCCATCTCGCAGGCCGGCGGCTGGAATATCGGCGGTAACCTGCGAGAAATTATCGTCTTTCGCCGGGCCGAAGACTGGCGGCTGCTGGCCACCAAGATCGACGTCCGCGGGGCGCTGTACGGCGAAAGCCCCACGCCCGCCGACGAAATCTGGTTGCGCGACACCGACATTGTGGTGGTGCCGAAAATGCCGATCCAGGTCGCCGACGACTTTATCGAGCTGATCTTCACCCGCGGCATCTATGGCGTGGTGCCGCTCCAGGGTTCGGTCAACTTTGCCGGCGCCTCGACGTTCTAG
- a CDS encoding MBL fold metallo-hydrolase → MPQNAPVLTKKFGDFTVEGYSRAAVQSYWRVPELKMGFDLGAQPWEFMGIDTWFVSHTHLDHIAALPVYVARRRMMKMEPPVIYLPEHAIGPTEQLLKAFSRLDRGRLPCDLQPMKPGDEIEISRELMVTAVATAHTVPSLGYIVWQRRNKLKEEYANLTGEQIRDLRLAGKEVTHELRTPLLAYLGDSSPPGLDNNPEMYEAKILISEMTFVAPQHRKEKIHKNGHMHLDDYVERQDRFHNEHIIAGHFSTRYNARQIKRLVEKALPDMLGGRLELWV, encoded by the coding sequence ATGCCGCAGAATGCCCCCGTTTTGACCAAGAAATTCGGCGACTTCACCGTCGAAGGCTACTCCCGGGCGGCCGTCCAGTCGTACTGGCGCGTGCCCGAACTCAAAATGGGATTCGACCTGGGCGCCCAGCCCTGGGAGTTCATGGGGATCGACACCTGGTTCGTTTCGCATACGCACCTGGATCACATTGCGGCGTTGCCCGTGTATGTGGCCCGGAGGCGGATGATGAAAATGGAGCCGCCGGTGATCTACCTGCCGGAGCACGCCATCGGACCGACGGAGCAACTGCTCAAGGCGTTCAGCCGCCTCGATCGCGGGCGACTGCCTTGCGATCTTCAGCCCATGAAGCCCGGCGACGAGATCGAGATTTCCCGGGAGCTGATGGTCACGGCCGTCGCCACCGCGCATACGGTGCCGTCGCTGGGATATATCGTCTGGCAGCGACGGAACAAGCTCAAGGAAGAGTACGCCAACCTGACCGGCGAGCAGATTCGCGACCTGCGGCTGGCCGGCAAGGAAGTCACCCATGAGCTGCGCACGCCGCTGCTCGCTTACCTGGGCGACAGCTCTCCGCCGGGTCTCGACAACAACCCGGAGATGTACGAGGCCAAGATCCTCATTTCCGAAATGACGTTCGTGGCCCCGCAGCACCGGAAAGAAAAGATCCACAAGAACGGGCATATGCACCTGGACGATTACGTCGAACGGCAGGACCGTTTCCATAACGAGCATATTATCGCGGGCCATTTCAGCACCCGCTACAACGCCCGGCAGATCAAACGGCTGGTGGAGAAAGCGCTGCCCGACATGCTGGGCGGGCGTCTGGAGCTGTGGGTCTAG
- a CDS encoding thiamine pyrophosphate-binding protein produces MSTSGIAALIELLARFGVRYVFGNPGTTELPLNDALVTDKRLQYILGLHETPVMAMADGYAMASGQLAVVNVHISCGLGNAMGMLYNAFREGTPLLLTAGQQDRRLAFEEPILGGDMVSVAKPWTKWAVEVSRVEDLPAAIRRAVQTALTPPTGPVFLSIPLDVQMEVSELLDLSPITLPDARVRPPLAALERAAQVLAVAQRPVILAGSRVTERNAMAELVRVAEQLGAPVLSESGTTHGRLAFPSNHPLNGQGLPLWSPEVRERLAAYDVALVVGMDLLRQYCYHEPARAIPEHLRLVHIDEDPWQLGKNYPLEVGVIGDTKTSLAELSPLLQRLASPAQQQAAAERCTVLTREHAAARQTLRERVAEQLPARPMTPLTLMATVAEVLPDNVAVIEEAVTTTNTTIERLGALKNTTGYFGHRGWALGWGLGCSIGVQLAWPDRPVLAILGEGASMYGIQGLWTAARYQIPVTFLLCNNAQYQILKIGAQGLGLPQAEQGVYEGLDLVSPEIDFVALAGSLGIQAQRVSEPEELRHVLTEALADPRPRLIDAAISRDTPGRLNYG; encoded by the coding sequence ATGTCCACTTCCGGGATCGCCGCGTTGATCGAGCTGCTGGCTCGCTTTGGCGTGCGTTATGTTTTTGGCAATCCAGGCACCACCGAGTTACCGCTCAACGATGCGCTAGTTACCGACAAACGGCTGCAGTACATTCTGGGCCTGCACGAAACCCCCGTCATGGCGATGGCCGACGGCTATGCCATGGCCTCCGGCCAGCTGGCTGTGGTGAATGTGCATATCAGCTGCGGCCTGGGCAACGCCATGGGCATGCTTTACAACGCCTTCCGCGAAGGCACTCCCTTGCTGCTGACAGCTGGCCAGCAAGACCGCCGACTGGCGTTTGAAGAGCCAATCCTGGGCGGCGATATGGTCTCCGTCGCAAAACCCTGGACCAAGTGGGCCGTCGAAGTCTCGCGCGTCGAAGACCTGCCGGCCGCGATCCGCCGGGCCGTGCAAACGGCGCTCACCCCGCCGACCGGCCCCGTCTTCCTGTCGATCCCGCTCGATGTGCAGATGGAAGTCAGCGAGCTGCTGGACCTGTCTCCCATTACCCTGCCCGACGCACGCGTGCGTCCGCCGCTGGCGGCGCTGGAAAGGGCGGCGCAAGTGCTGGCTGTCGCCCAGCGTCCCGTTATTCTGGCCGGCAGTCGCGTGACGGAACGGAACGCCATGGCTGAACTGGTGAGAGTCGCTGAGCAGCTGGGCGCCCCCGTCCTGTCGGAATCCGGCACGACCCACGGCCGGCTCGCCTTTCCCAGCAATCACCCGCTCAACGGACAAGGCTTGCCGCTCTGGTCGCCCGAGGTGCGGGAGCGACTGGCGGCGTACGATGTGGCCCTGGTCGTCGGCATGGATCTGCTGCGTCAGTACTGTTACCACGAGCCGGCCCGCGCCATCCCGGAGCATCTGCGACTGGTCCATATCGACGAAGACCCCTGGCAGCTGGGAAAGAACTACCCGCTGGAAGTCGGCGTCATTGGCGACACGAAAACCTCGCTCGCTGAGCTTTCGCCCCTCCTGCAGCGGCTGGCCAGTCCGGCCCAGCAGCAGGCGGCCGCCGAGCGCTGCACCGTGCTGACCCGCGAACATGCAGCCGCCCGACAGACGCTGCGGGAACGGGTGGCCGAGCAACTGCCTGCGCGGCCGATGACTCCGCTCACGCTCATGGCGACGGTCGCTGAAGTGCTGCCCGACAATGTCGCGGTGATTGAAGAAGCGGTCACCACCACCAACACCACGATCGAGCGGCTGGGGGCCTTGAAGAACACGACTGGCTACTTCGGCCATCGCGGCTGGGCGCTGGGCTGGGGCCTGGGCTGTTCAATCGGCGTGCAGCTGGCCTGGCCCGATCGTCCCGTGCTGGCGATCCTGGGGGAAGGCGCCTCGATGTACGGCATTCAAGGTTTGTGGACGGCCGCCCGTTATCAGATTCCGGTCACCTTCCTGCTCTGCAATAACGCGCAGTACCAGATTCTCAAGATCGGCGCGCAAGGTCTCGGCCTGCCGCAAGCGGAGCAGGGCGTTTATGAGGGGCTGGATCTGGTGTCGCCGGAGATCGACTTTGTGGCGCTGGCCGGCTCGCTCGGCATCCAGGCCCAGCGGGTCAGTGAACCGGAAGAGTTGCGACACGTGCTGACCGAGGCGCTGGCCGACCCGCGTCCCCGGCTGATCGATGCCGCCATCAGCCGTGATACGCCCGGACGGCTTAACTACGGCTGA
- a CDS encoding VOC family protein yields the protein MPESLKISRLHHIARVTHDVAASIAFYCEVLNFEVLPRPPFNFSGAWLYGYGIQIHLIENQNLPTREEQAVNTRGNHAAFASSDVSLIRARLDAHGIAFKEQINAGGARQVFFCDPDGHQIEIAEYPNDDPSQGYQGDPAS from the coding sequence ATGCCTGAGTCGCTCAAGATCAGCCGCCTGCACCATATTGCTCGCGTCACGCACGATGTTGCTGCCAGCATTGCGTTTTACTGCGAGGTGCTTAATTTCGAAGTGTTGCCGCGCCCGCCGTTCAATTTTTCCGGCGCCTGGCTGTACGGATACGGCATTCAAATTCACCTGATCGAGAACCAAAACCTGCCGACCCGCGAAGAACAGGCAGTTAATACGCGCGGCAACCATGCTGCTTTCGCCTCAAGCGATGTCAGCCTGATCCGCGCCCGACTCGACGCCCATGGCATTGCCTTTAAAGAACAAATCAACGCCGGCGGAGCCAGGCAGGTTTTTTTCTGCGATCCCGACGGCCATCAAATTGAAATTGCCGAGTACCCCAACGACGACCCTTCCCAGGGTTACCAGGGAGATCCAGCCTCCTAG
- a CDS encoding DUF1559 domain-containing protein — protein MKQLSRLRQGFTLVELLVVIAIIGVLVALLLPAVQMAREAARRSTCTNNLKQIGLGLANYHDAHKSFPPGAVGVSHNTGLWGWGAMILPQLEEGSLYAALGVGNGLLPLPPAAGIGTGGGIEQPLESYRCPTDTGPRVHTTGRHACGPDTAPAFGAVSNYIANNGYGSSTNATHGPNGLVDYGNSTGPFRQFNALSTTIDYKPVRIDDITDGASKTIAAGERCWQIKIYNAATTSTITANYYAATAYSCRYQNVDNMSGIQAMLGIGSSGINNSTSTNAPGSTYDGFSSLHPGGANFVFCDASTHFLSENINYDPINPGCTSVYEQLLAYEDDTVITRDY, from the coding sequence ATGAAACAACTGTCTCGTTTGCGCCAGGGTTTTACCCTGGTCGAACTGCTGGTGGTGATCGCCATCATTGGGGTGCTGGTGGCGCTGCTGCTGCCCGCCGTCCAGATGGCCCGTGAAGCGGCTCGTCGTTCGACCTGCACCAACAACCTGAAGCAGATCGGGCTGGGGCTGGCGAACTACCACGACGCGCATAAATCTTTCCCGCCGGGCGCCGTTGGCGTGAGCCACAATACGGGTTTGTGGGGCTGGGGAGCAATGATCCTTCCGCAACTGGAAGAAGGCAGCCTGTACGCCGCGCTGGGCGTGGGGAACGGATTGCTCCCGCTGCCTCCCGCCGCCGGCATTGGCACGGGTGGTGGAATTGAACAGCCGCTGGAATCTTACCGCTGCCCGACCGACACCGGACCTCGCGTCCACACCACCGGTCGTCATGCGTGCGGACCTGACACGGCCCCTGCTTTTGGCGCCGTGAGCAACTACATCGCCAACAATGGCTATGGTAGTTCGACGAACGCCACGCATGGCCCGAACGGTCTGGTCGATTACGGTAATTCCACCGGGCCGTTCCGGCAGTTCAATGCCCTGAGCACGACGATTGACTACAAGCCCGTCCGCATCGACGACATCACCGACGGCGCCTCCAAGACGATTGCCGCTGGCGAACGCTGCTGGCAGATTAAGATCTACAACGCAGCGACAACGTCCACCATCACGGCCAATTACTACGCCGCCACCGCGTACTCCTGCCGCTACCAGAACGTCGATAACATGAGCGGTATCCAGGCCATGCTGGGCATTGGCTCGTCGGGCATCAACAACTCCACCTCGACCAACGCGCCCGGCAGCACCTATGACGGCTTCAGCAGCCTGCACCCAGGTGGAGCCAACTTTGTCTTCTGCGACGCATCCACGCATTTCCTGTCGGAGAATATCAACTACGATCCGATCAACCCGGGATGCACCAGCGTTTACGAACAGCTGTTAGCCTACGAGGACGACACGGTCATTACGCGCGACTATTAA
- a CDS encoding DUF1559 domain-containing protein: MTRTFLRARGFTLVELLVVIAIIGVLVALLLPAVQMAREAARRSTCTNNLKQIGLALSNYHDAHKTFPPGAVGTSWTTGLWGWGAMILPQLEEASLYQQLGVGTGQLPTVLAANVGTRTGLEQPLEAFRCPSDTGPAIATTGSRYAGREGSNNRYGAVSNYIANNGYGDSTDPVHGPNGKLHAHSSTGPFRQLAANSSTANYATVRIDDITDGASKTIAAGERCWQLKIYDSATSTTVSANYYAGNPYSTLTSETTTMYGLSGLLGIGSSGINNATTTNAPSSTYDGFSSMHPGGANFVFCDASTHFLSENINYDPVNLGCTSVYEQLLAYEDDTVITRDY; this comes from the coding sequence GTGACGCGAACTTTTCTCCGTGCACGAGGTTTCACCCTGGTGGAACTCCTCGTTGTGATTGCCATCATTGGCGTTCTGGTCGCGTTGTTGCTGCCAGCGGTGCAAATGGCCCGCGAAGCGGCCCGACGCTCGACCTGCACGAACAATCTCAAACAGATCGGCCTGGCGCTGTCGAATTATCATGACGCGCACAAAACCTTCCCGCCCGGAGCCGTCGGCACCTCCTGGACAACCGGCTTGTGGGGCTGGGGAGCCATGATTCTTCCGCAACTGGAAGAGGCCAGCTTGTACCAGCAACTGGGCGTAGGGACCGGCCAGTTGCCGACCGTCCTGGCCGCCAACGTAGGAACTCGCACGGGACTGGAACAGCCCCTGGAAGCATTCCGCTGTCCGTCGGACACGGGTCCGGCCATTGCCACCACAGGCAGCCGCTATGCGGGCCGCGAAGGTTCGAATAACCGTTACGGCGCGGTCAGCAACTATATCGCCAACAACGGCTACGGCGACTCGACGGATCCCGTGCACGGCCCTAACGGGAAACTGCACGCCCATTCCTCGACGGGCCCGTTCCGCCAGTTGGCCGCCAACTCCAGCACGGCCAATTACGCCACGGTGCGGATCGACGACATCACCGACGGCGCTTCCAAAACGATTGCCGCCGGCGAGCGTTGCTGGCAGCTGAAGATCTACGACTCGGCCACTTCGACCACGGTTTCGGCCAACTATTATGCAGGCAACCCGTATTCGACGTTGACCTCGGAAACCACCACCATGTACGGCCTGAGCGGCCTGCTGGGAATTGGTTCCTCTGGCATCAACAACGCGACGACGACCAACGCTCCCAGTAGCACCTACGACGGCTTCAGCAGCATGCACCCCGGTGGGGCCAACTTTGTGTTCTGCGATGCGTCGACGCACTTCCTGTCGGAAAACATCAATTACGATCCGGTGAATCTTGGCTGCACCAGCGTGTACGAGCAGTTGCTGGCCTACGAAGACGACACCGTCATCACACGAGATTATTAA